A genomic region of Oceaniferula marina contains the following coding sequences:
- a CDS encoding HAD family hydrolase codes for MIRSIIFDLDGTLVHSLPGLARALNRVLQKHKLPTHPEAVVRGFIGDGIKKLVERACPADYSDEQIQLIEQDMVKAYADTWQTGSPPFTGIIETLDQLKKRGIPLAIFSNKPHHFCQEFAEFLFPGTFMVVIGQREGVPVKPDPTGALETAALLGIPAEDTAFVGDSTMDIATAHNAGMLALAATWGYHNQDRLEKEHPHHLLHDITELIPLLESLN; via the coding sequence ATGATTCGATCTATTATTTTCGACTTGGATGGCACCTTGGTTCACTCCCTTCCGGGTTTGGCTAGAGCTCTTAATCGAGTGCTTCAAAAACACAAACTGCCGACACACCCTGAAGCCGTTGTGCGCGGGTTTATTGGCGACGGCATCAAAAAACTCGTCGAGCGCGCTTGCCCTGCAGATTACTCGGATGAGCAAATTCAACTTATCGAACAAGACATGGTCAAAGCCTACGCTGACACGTGGCAAACCGGCAGCCCTCCATTTACGGGCATCATCGAGACTCTGGATCAGCTTAAAAAGCGAGGCATACCACTCGCAATTTTCTCCAACAAACCACATCATTTTTGCCAAGAGTTTGCCGAATTCCTCTTCCCCGGCACCTTCATGGTTGTCATTGGTCAACGGGAGGGTGTCCCTGTCAAACCTGATCCCACTGGAGCTTTGGAAACCGCGGCGCTTCTCGGCATCCCAGCTGAAGACACCGCCTTTGTTGGAGATTCCACCATGGACATTGCCACCGCCCACAACGCAGGCATGCTGGCGCTTGCCGCCACTTGGGGATACCACAACCAAGATCGCTTGGAAAAAGAACACCCCCATCACTTGCTGCACGATATCACCGAACTCATCCCTTTGCTCGAAAGTCTGAACTAA
- a CDS encoding mechanosensitive ion channel family protein encodes MEINFNALLNQGIAAVTEHGTNLLIALAVFVIGWKVIKMLCKGMAHWFEKADYDEALETFLLSLTGMGLKALLFVTAAGIAGIPTTSLVAIIGAAGLAIGMALSGTLQNFAGGVLLLVLKPFKIGDFIETQGHSGTVRQIQIFNTIINTGDNKRIILPNGPVATGALINYSAESKRRVDMLFGIGYDDDIDQAKDIIMNLIKADERIDTDPAPFIAVKELADSSVNLVVRVWADASNYWGIHFDLTENVKKAFDQKGISIPFPQSDVHIHKVDATQ; translated from the coding sequence ATGGAAATTAACTTCAACGCCCTACTTAATCAAGGTATCGCAGCCGTCACCGAACATGGAACCAACCTCCTGATCGCGCTTGCCGTCTTTGTTATCGGTTGGAAAGTCATCAAGATGCTCTGCAAAGGCATGGCCCACTGGTTCGAAAAAGCGGATTACGACGAAGCGCTCGAAACATTCCTGCTCAGTTTGACCGGTATGGGACTCAAAGCCCTGCTCTTTGTTACAGCTGCCGGAATCGCAGGCATCCCCACCACTTCTCTGGTCGCCATCATCGGTGCCGCCGGACTTGCCATCGGCATGGCCCTCTCAGGCACACTGCAAAACTTCGCAGGTGGCGTTCTCCTGCTCGTCCTCAAACCATTCAAAATCGGCGACTTCATCGAAACCCAAGGTCATAGTGGAACCGTCCGCCAAATCCAGATTTTCAATACCATTATCAACACCGGAGACAACAAACGGATCATCCTCCCCAACGGACCCGTTGCAACCGGCGCTCTGATCAATTATTCCGCCGAATCCAAACGCCGGGTCGACATGCTTTTTGGCATTGGATACGACGATGACATCGATCAGGCCAAGGACATCATCATGAACCTCATCAAGGCCGATGAACGTATCGACACCGACCCAGCCCCCTTTATCGCTGTCAAAGAACTCGCCGATAGTTCGGTGAATCTCGTCGTCCGGGTCTGGGCCGACGCCTCCAACTACTGGGGAATCCATTTCGACCTCACCGAAAACGTCAAAAAAGCCTTCGACCAAAAAGGAATCTCAATCCCCTTCCCTCAAAGCGACGTTCACATCCACAAAGTGGACGCGACTCAATAA
- a CDS encoding aminotransferase class IV, translated as MMHMNQVTVVADDGQLMPADEVRVSPFDLGLSVGLGVFETMQSYDGRVFAMDAHMERLAAGAKRLSLSLPSGAEIQHTIGEVLTANNLLVGRGRVRVAVSDRGGTLTKTSGASRVLVSAVALDPPMPDARVVTSPYEFAVHGGLVGVKSASYAGHVLAFRDAIARGADEALLFDAQGRLCEGAMSNVFLVVDGMVMTPALDCGCLPGVTRSMIAGICDGLALGYKECELDRNLLKAADEVFLTSSIREVQMVRSVDDGADLTSEVTGKIAAVYQERVQRELGL; from the coding sequence ATGATGCATATGAATCAGGTGACGGTAGTAGCGGATGACGGCCAATTGATGCCAGCGGACGAGGTGAGGGTATCACCTTTTGATTTGGGGCTGAGTGTCGGCTTGGGAGTCTTTGAAACAATGCAGTCGTATGACGGTCGGGTGTTTGCCATGGATGCTCACATGGAGCGACTGGCTGCGGGGGCGAAGCGTTTGTCCTTGTCTCTTCCATCGGGTGCTGAAATTCAACATACGATAGGCGAGGTGCTTACCGCGAATAATTTGTTGGTCGGTCGGGGGCGGGTCAGGGTTGCTGTTTCTGACCGGGGGGGGACTTTGACTAAGACCAGCGGAGCATCGCGGGTTCTTGTCAGTGCTGTTGCTCTCGATCCCCCGATGCCCGATGCCCGGGTGGTGACTTCTCCCTATGAATTTGCAGTGCATGGAGGTTTGGTGGGGGTGAAATCTGCATCTTATGCCGGCCATGTGCTGGCTTTCCGGGATGCAATTGCTCGGGGGGCTGATGAGGCTTTGCTGTTTGATGCTCAAGGGCGCTTGTGTGAGGGCGCGATGTCCAATGTGTTTCTTGTGGTCGATGGTATGGTGATGACTCCGGCACTGGATTGTGGTTGTTTACCTGGAGTGACACGATCAATGATCGCTGGGATCTGTGATGGATTGGCATTGGGGTATAAAGAATGTGAGCTTGATCGGAATCTACTGAAGGCTGCGGACGAGGTGTTTCTAACCAGTTCAATCCGAGAGGTTCAAATGGTGCGATCCGTGGATGATGGTGCCGATTTAACATCGGAAGTGACCGGGAAAATCGCAG
- a CDS encoding MFS transporter: protein MSYRSHPSDTKSMPGGIPYIISNEAAERFSFYGMKAALAIFLANYLGVLGGESMSETKATAYVSFFNSAVYLTPLLGALLADILWGKYNTIVRLSVVYCLGHLSLAFMGVGGIVQFWLLGGLGLIALGAGGIKPCVSAHVGDQFGKNNQHLLTKVFNIFYLSINFGAVISNLSIPWILKWYGPHWAFGIPGVLMALATFAFWLGRNKFIHVPPHGEAFFDELKSRDGLTAIGKLVPLFLFVAVFWCLFDQTASSLVFQAEKMDRNVFGIEVLPSQIQAANPFLILVLIPIFTWIIYPGVNKLVPLTPLRKIGMGLFLMTISFSVISLAQEAIDRGETPSVWWQLLAYLIFTTAEILVSIVCLEFAYTQSPRKMKSFVMGIYLLSVFAGNALTGVINLYIEIPSITLSEKSTHHDGFDQKKGTEDDLSFADDKIISPAQATLAEAAAEIETYYDKEEALPTTEVGNGTLNQLKDPWGNPLRYTLISNEKARISSDGPDQTHLTKWDLGIILSAKKSKKEEENTWLNREKQRQGKMSTGAKEDKDQTFKLDYYAGGQTKLEGAAYFWFFTKLMLATSLIFIPFACVYKTKTYMQQ, encoded by the coding sequence ATGTCTTACCGCAGCCACCCAAGTGATACAAAGTCGATGCCAGGCGGCATCCCTTACATCATCTCCAACGAAGCCGCCGAACGCTTTTCCTTTTACGGAATGAAAGCGGCCCTCGCCATTTTTCTGGCAAACTACCTTGGCGTTCTCGGAGGGGAATCCATGAGTGAAACCAAGGCCACCGCTTACGTCTCATTCTTCAACTCAGCCGTCTATCTCACCCCTCTGCTCGGAGCCTTGCTCGCGGATATTCTCTGGGGAAAATACAACACCATCGTCCGCCTATCCGTGGTCTACTGCCTCGGCCACCTGTCACTCGCCTTCATGGGAGTCGGCGGCATCGTCCAATTCTGGTTACTTGGAGGACTCGGACTTATCGCGCTCGGAGCCGGAGGCATCAAACCCTGCGTCTCGGCCCACGTAGGTGACCAATTTGGAAAAAACAATCAGCACCTGCTGACAAAGGTCTTTAACATCTTTTATCTCTCCATCAACTTCGGTGCTGTTATTTCCAATCTCTCAATTCCTTGGATCCTCAAATGGTATGGCCCCCACTGGGCATTCGGCATTCCAGGAGTCTTGATGGCACTCGCCACCTTTGCCTTTTGGTTGGGCAGAAACAAATTCATTCACGTTCCTCCACACGGAGAGGCCTTCTTTGATGAACTCAAAAGCAGAGACGGCCTAACGGCCATCGGTAAGCTCGTCCCCCTGTTTCTCTTTGTTGCTGTCTTCTGGTGCTTATTCGACCAAACGGCTTCGTCACTGGTCTTCCAGGCAGAGAAAATGGACCGCAACGTGTTTGGCATTGAGGTGCTCCCATCTCAGATCCAAGCCGCCAACCCCTTCTTAATTCTTGTCCTGATCCCGATTTTCACATGGATCATCTACCCTGGAGTCAACAAACTGGTACCGCTGACCCCTCTCCGAAAAATTGGAATGGGCCTCTTCCTGATGACCATTTCCTTTTCCGTGATTTCGCTGGCCCAGGAAGCGATCGACCGGGGAGAAACTCCCAGCGTTTGGTGGCAATTGCTCGCCTACCTCATTTTCACCACCGCAGAAATTCTCGTTTCCATTGTCTGCTTGGAATTCGCCTACACCCAATCTCCACGAAAAATGAAATCCTTCGTCATGGGGATCTACCTGCTCTCGGTATTCGCAGGTAACGCACTCACCGGCGTCATCAACCTCTACATTGAAATCCCGAGCATCACACTCTCGGAAAAATCAACCCACCACGATGGGTTTGACCAAAAGAAAGGCACCGAGGACGACCTCAGCTTCGCCGATGATAAAATCATCTCTCCAGCCCAAGCGACACTCGCCGAAGCCGCTGCAGAGATCGAAACCTACTACGACAAAGAAGAAGCTCTCCCCACAACAGAAGTAGGAAATGGCACCCTGAATCAACTCAAGGACCCGTGGGGCAACCCGCTTCGCTACACTTTGATCAGTAACGAAAAAGCGCGTATCTCATCCGACGGGCCAGACCAAACCCATCTGACGAAATGGGATCTCGGCATCATTTTATCCGCAAAAAAATCCAAGAAAGAGGAAGAAAATACCTGGCTCAATCGCGAAAAACAACGTCAGGGGAAAATGAGTACCGGCGCCAAAGAAGACAAAGATCAAACCTTCAAACTCGATTACTACGCCGGTGGTCAAACCAAGCTTGAAGGTGCCGCCTACTTTTGGTTTTTCACCAAACTCATGCTCGCAACTTCCTTGATCTTCATTCCTTTTGCCTGCGTCTATAAAACCAAAACCTACATGCAGCAATAA
- a CDS encoding aspartate aminotransferase family protein, producing MLPELITEIPGPASVALAEELRRYESHNVTYVDEAWPVFWKRAEGVNVWDEDGNRFLDMTAAFGVAGLGHGWSAPAMVEQSQVLVHGMGDVHPTRLKVETCQMLSALTYERWGAGRGKVVLSNSGFEAVESAMKTARVVTGRAGVLSFANSYHGMGYGALLGSGFEKFRQPFEDQLAARRVSLAFPRDDAGMERFEEALAGVDASGIGLVLVEPIQGRGGKIVPPDAFLPMLRSWCDQHGVLLACDEIFTGFNRTGRLFACEWSGVVPDLICVGKSMSGGFPISACVGKAEIMDAWPVSSGEALHTSTFLGNPVGCAMSVMSMKEHARAELAESVQGIGDYLKARLHGLRSPLIRDVRGRGLMLGVELAHQDGSPASDVAGGILGEMMQDGVFMLADGPAGNVLAWTPPFGVNREEVDYVLACLQARLEHHGGISA from the coding sequence ATGCTTCCCGAGCTGATCACAGAAATCCCCGGGCCCGCATCTGTGGCCCTGGCAGAAGAACTCAGGCGTTATGAAAGTCATAACGTAACTTATGTCGATGAGGCTTGGCCGGTATTCTGGAAGCGGGCCGAGGGCGTCAATGTTTGGGACGAGGATGGGAATCGATTTTTGGATATGACGGCGGCCTTTGGTGTTGCCGGGTTGGGGCATGGGTGGTCGGCGCCGGCGATGGTCGAGCAGTCGCAAGTGTTGGTGCATGGGATGGGGGATGTGCACCCGACCCGTTTGAAGGTAGAGACTTGTCAGATGTTGTCGGCATTGACGTATGAGCGCTGGGGGGCTGGTCGAGGGAAGGTGGTGTTAAGTAATTCCGGTTTTGAAGCCGTTGAATCAGCCATGAAAACGGCGAGGGTGGTGACAGGGAGGGCCGGAGTGCTTAGCTTTGCCAACAGCTACCATGGCATGGGTTATGGTGCTTTGTTGGGGAGCGGGTTTGAAAAATTCAGGCAGCCGTTTGAAGATCAGTTAGCCGCTCGGCGGGTGTCCTTGGCTTTTCCCCGGGATGATGCCGGGATGGAACGGTTCGAAGAGGCGTTGGCGGGAGTGGATGCCTCGGGCATTGGCTTGGTTCTGGTGGAACCCATTCAGGGACGTGGTGGTAAGATTGTCCCTCCCGACGCATTTCTTCCGATGTTGCGAAGCTGGTGTGACCAACATGGTGTGTTGTTGGCATGTGACGAAATTTTTACAGGCTTTAATCGGACGGGTCGATTGTTTGCCTGTGAATGGAGCGGCGTGGTGCCTGATCTGATCTGTGTCGGCAAATCCATGAGTGGTGGATTTCCGATTTCGGCTTGTGTTGGCAAGGCTGAAATCATGGACGCTTGGCCGGTGTCGAGTGGTGAGGCTCTGCACACCAGTACCTTTCTGGGTAACCCCGTGGGTTGTGCAATGTCGGTGATGTCGATGAAAGAGCACGCCCGTGCTGAGCTTGCGGAATCGGTTCAAGGGATCGGTGATTATCTGAAGGCCCGCTTGCATGGCTTGCGTAGTCCTTTGATCCGGGATGTCAGGGGGCGCGGGCTGATGTTGGGCGTGGAGTTGGCCCATCAGGATGGATCACCAGCAAGTGATGTGGCGGGAGGAATTCTTGGAGAAATGATGCAGGATGGCGTGTTTATGTTGGCCGATGGTCCGGCTGGTAATGTGTTGGCCTGGACTCCTCCTTTCGGGGTGAACCGTGAGGAAGTGGATTATGTGTTAGCGTGTTTACAAGCTCGCTTGGAGCATCACGGCGGAATCTCTGCATAG